Proteins co-encoded in one Bremerella sp. TYQ1 genomic window:
- the lysS gene encoding lysine--tRNA ligase has protein sequence MEDQNAAVHAIEAARRQKMDKLVSLGIDPWGQRFDNKQAIADVRALESEITEEKTTTEGGREQTIYSGPKVRVAGRIVLMRPTGKLIFINLTDRSGTIQLFLGQAQVGERNWEIAQCLDLGDIIGVDGELKKTKTGELTIFVEELHFLTKTLEAPPEKHKGLTDPELRQRMRYLDLAYGEGVLDRFVQRTQIVRSVRDTLVGEGYYEIEGPTLHTIAGGAAARPFETFHNALGMPLVMRIALELHLKRLLVGGMERVFELGRVYRNEGISPRHNPEFTMLEVYQAFGNYETMMQLTENIITGALDAIGSGYKVPFGENEIDFTPPFERKCYSDLLAEHAGIDPTNESEVIACAKKLGLETEGKHPDVLRNEIFEETVEDKLVGPVFVIDYPASICPLTKRKTDNPAVAERFELFIQGMELANAYTELNDPDLQEKLFRTQLEGMDEEDSMAKMDTDFVRALRNGMPPAGGLGIGIDRLVMLLTNSATIREIILFPLLRHEAT, from the coding sequence ATTGAAGATCAGAACGCGGCCGTCCATGCCATTGAAGCGGCACGTCGTCAAAAGATGGACAAGCTGGTCAGCCTTGGCATCGATCCTTGGGGCCAGCGTTTCGACAACAAGCAGGCCATCGCGGACGTCCGCGCACTCGAGTCGGAGATCACCGAAGAGAAGACGACCACCGAAGGGGGCCGCGAGCAAACCATCTACAGCGGTCCGAAAGTTCGCGTTGCTGGACGTATCGTCCTGATGCGGCCAACCGGCAAGCTGATCTTCATCAACTTGACCGACCGTAGCGGTACCATCCAGTTGTTCCTCGGCCAGGCCCAAGTCGGCGAGCGCAACTGGGAGATCGCCCAATGTTTGGATCTCGGCGACATCATCGGTGTCGATGGTGAACTGAAGAAGACCAAAACCGGCGAACTGACCATCTTCGTCGAAGAGCTCCACTTCCTGACCAAAACGCTGGAAGCTCCGCCCGAAAAACACAAAGGCCTGACCGATCCGGAACTGCGTCAACGTATGCGGTATTTGGATCTCGCCTACGGAGAAGGGGTGCTCGACCGCTTTGTCCAGCGAACGCAGATCGTGCGTTCGGTGCGCGATACGCTGGTCGGCGAAGGCTATTACGAAATCGAAGGCCCGACGCTGCACACCATCGCCGGGGGTGCCGCCGCACGTCCCTTTGAAACCTTCCACAACGCGCTGGGCATGCCACTGGTCATGCGTATCGCGCTCGAGCTGCATCTCAAGCGGCTGTTGGTCGGCGGCATGGAACGTGTCTTCGAGCTGGGACGCGTTTACCGCAATGAAGGGATCAGCCCGCGACACAACCCTGAGTTCACCATGCTGGAGGTCTACCAGGCCTTCGGTAACTACGAAACGATGATGCAGCTGACCGAGAACATCATCACCGGGGCTTTAGATGCGATTGGCTCTGGCTACAAAGTTCCCTTCGGCGAAAACGAGATCGATTTCACGCCACCGTTCGAGCGGAAGTGCTACAGCGATCTGCTAGCAGAACATGCTGGCATCGATCCGACCAACGAATCGGAAGTGATTGCTTGTGCCAAGAAGCTGGGCCTGGAAACCGAAGGCAAGCACCCCGACGTGCTTCGCAACGAGATCTTCGAAGAGACGGTCGAAGACAAGCTGGTCGGCCCGGTTTTTGTGATCGACTATCCTGCTAGCATCTGCCCGCTAACGAAGCGAAAGACCGATAATCCTGCGGTCGCCGAGCGTTTCGAGCTCTTCATCCAAGGTATGGAACTGGCCAACGCCTACACCGAGTTGAACGATCCGGACCTGCAGGAAAAGCTGTTCCGCACGCAGCTGGAAGGGATGGACGAGGAAGACTCGATGGCCAAAATGGACACCGATTTCGTGCGTGCCCTGCGCAACGGAATGCCGCCAGCTGGCGGACTTGGTATTGGCATCGACCGCCTAGTCATGTTACTAACTAACAGCGCGACGATTCGCGAAATCATTTTGTTCCCGCTGTTGCGGCATGAAGCGACCTGA
- a CDS encoding DUF4870 domain-containing protein, producing MSNDFSNTFGDPPPNEVSQDDRNMALLCHILGFLTSLLGPLILWLLMKEKSRFVDFHGKQAINFQITLIILYFGSGILMCIYVGLLTALATFAIQVIFTILPAIKAYEGEEYVIPLAIPFLK from the coding sequence ATGTCGAACGACTTTTCCAATACATTCGGTGATCCTCCCCCGAACGAAGTCTCGCAGGATGACCGCAACATGGCGCTGCTTTGCCATATTCTCGGGTTCCTGACCAGTTTGCTCGGACCGCTGATCTTATGGTTGCTCATGAAAGAGAAGTCGCGCTTCGTCGATTTCCACGGCAAGCAGGCCATCAACTTTCAGATCACCCTGATCATCCTGTACTTCGGTTCCGGCATCTTAATGTGCATCTATGTCGGGCTTTTAACGGCTTTGGCAACCTTCGCTATTCAGGTCATCTTCACGATCTTGCCAGCCATCAAGGCCTACGAAGGGGAAGAGTATGTCATTCCTCTGGCGATTCCGTTTTTGAAATAA
- a CDS encoding sorbosone dehydrogenase family protein produces the protein MNRLLRLFFVLPLMALLAVPVLAQQKEEGPPIPNDPVLNVVPKKTFTNLRIRRPVTITHAGDGTNRLFFAEQQGVILVVPNDPEVEETEVFLDIEDSVRFNPKQNEEGLLGVAFHPNFKENGEFFVYYTIKKGLVSHVSRFKTKDGKGDPDSEEVLLTIEQPFWNHNGGSIEFGPDGYLYVALGDGGKANDPFGNGQNLGTWLGSILRIDVDKKENGKNYGIPADNPFVGKEGAKPEIYAYGLRNVWRLTFDRETGACWAGDVGQNLWEEIDIIENGGNYGWNVREGLHPFSKEFAKSGDKYIDPIFEYHHNVGKSITSGYVYRGKKVPQLEGKFLYADYVTGKVWALEYDYETKKVGKNYRIEEPSNPPVVCFGETEDGEVLMCAIFGDYGSIYEFAPAE, from the coding sequence ATGAATCGTTTGCTTCGTTTGTTTTTTGTTCTTCCGCTGATGGCGTTGTTGGCGGTTCCTGTGTTGGCTCAGCAGAAGGAAGAGGGCCCGCCGATTCCGAACGATCCTGTGCTGAACGTCGTGCCTAAGAAGACGTTCACCAACTTGCGAATTCGCCGTCCCGTGACAATCACCCACGCCGGCGACGGAACGAACCGCTTGTTCTTCGCCGAACAGCAAGGCGTCATCCTTGTCGTGCCGAACGATCCGGAAGTGGAAGAGACCGAAGTCTTCCTCGACATCGAAGATTCAGTTCGCTTCAACCCAAAGCAAAACGAAGAAGGCCTGCTCGGTGTGGCGTTCCACCCGAACTTCAAAGAGAACGGCGAATTCTTCGTTTATTACACCATCAAGAAGGGACTCGTCTCGCACGTCTCGCGCTTCAAGACCAAGGATGGCAAAGGCGATCCTGATTCCGAAGAAGTGTTGCTGACGATCGAACAGCCATTCTGGAACCACAACGGCGGTAGCATCGAATTCGGTCCTGATGGTTACTTATACGTTGCCCTGGGCGACGGTGGGAAAGCCAACGATCCGTTTGGCAATGGTCAGAACCTCGGCACCTGGTTGGGTTCGATCTTGCGTATCGACGTCGATAAGAAAGAGAACGGCAAGAACTACGGTATCCCGGCCGACAACCCTTTCGTTGGCAAAGAAGGTGCTAAGCCTGAGATCTACGCTTATGGCTTGCGTAACGTCTGGCGTTTGACGTTCGATCGCGAGACGGGCGCATGCTGGGCCGGTGACGTCGGTCAAAACTTGTGGGAAGAAATCGACATCATCGAAAACGGTGGCAACTACGGCTGGAACGTTCGTGAAGGCCTGCATCCGTTCTCGAAGGAATTCGCCAAGTCTGGCGACAAGTACATCGACCCCATCTTCGAGTACCATCACAATGTCGGTAAGTCGATCACCAGCGGTTATGTCTACCGCGGTAAGAAGGTTCCGCAGCTGGAAGGTAAGTTCCTGTACGCCGACTACGTGACCGGAAAAGTCTGGGCCCTCGAGTACGATTACGAAACGAAGAAGGTCGGTAAGAACTACCGCATCGAAGAACCTTCGAATCCACCGGTCGTTTGCTTTGGCGAAACGGAAGATGGCGAAGTGCTGATGTGTGCGATCTTCGGCGATTACGGCTCGATCTACGAGTTCGCTCCCGCCGAGTAA
- the pdxA gene encoding 4-hydroxythreonine-4-phosphate dehydrogenase PdxA, with protein MLHPRIIVTMGDPGGVGPEVCLQLLVDPNQYAGTVPIVFGDAAILRKVAHACGYPEPKNVVPFHEGMDLHALKEATVVDFGTIDADQFVHGKVTAEGGEASYQYFTKAIDFALAGKADGITTGPINKEALHAAQHFYPGHTEILIERCGSESGCMMLTSEELTCSFVTTHVGYRDVPELLTIERIDEVIDLTVEAMRKIRKRDPRLLVCGLNPHAGEHGLFGDREEERIIVPAVEGAKARGIKIDGPVPPDTAFLAERRPLYDCVICMYHDQGHIPLKALAFDVAVNTTLGLSIVRTSVDHGTAFDIAWQGKAKVSSMIHAVRLARDLSSH; from the coding sequence GTGTTGCATCCGCGAATTATTGTGACCATGGGCGACCCCGGCGGCGTCGGTCCCGAGGTCTGTCTGCAATTGCTGGTCGATCCCAATCAGTACGCGGGAACCGTACCGATTGTCTTCGGCGACGCGGCCATCTTGCGAAAAGTGGCCCATGCGTGCGGTTATCCTGAACCGAAGAACGTTGTGCCGTTTCATGAAGGCATGGATCTGCACGCGCTCAAGGAAGCGACCGTCGTCGACTTCGGCACGATCGATGCCGACCAGTTCGTCCACGGCAAAGTGACCGCCGAGGGGGGTGAAGCTTCCTATCAATACTTCACCAAAGCGATCGACTTCGCGCTCGCTGGCAAAGCAGATGGCATCACGACAGGGCCAATCAACAAAGAAGCCCTCCACGCGGCTCAGCATTTCTACCCTGGGCATACCGAAATACTTATTGAACGCTGCGGCAGCGAGTCGGGCTGCATGATGCTGACCAGCGAAGAACTGACGTGCAGCTTCGTCACGACGCACGTCGGGTACCGCGATGTGCCAGAGCTGTTGACGATCGAGCGAATTGATGAAGTGATCGATCTGACGGTCGAAGCGATGCGGAAGATTCGCAAGCGAGACCCACGACTGCTGGTGTGCGGGCTCAATCCGCATGCCGGCGAGCATGGCTTGTTCGGCGATCGTGAAGAGGAGCGAATCATCGTTCCTGCCGTCGAAGGAGCGAAAGCGAGAGGCATTAAAATCGACGGCCCTGTTCCGCCTGACACGGCTTTTCTGGCGGAACGTCGTCCGCTGTACGATTGCGTGATCTGCATGTATCACGACCAAGGGCACATCCCGCTAAAAGCCCTCGCGTTCGATGTCGCCGTCAACACGACGCTCGGCCTCTCAATCGTCCGCACCTCAGTCGATCATGGAACAGCATTCGATATCGCCTGGCAAGGCAAAGCAAAAGTGTCGAGCATGATCCACGCCGTCCGCTTGGCACGCGATCTTTCTTCGCATTGA
- a CDS encoding PhzF family phenazine biosynthesis protein, giving the protein MPRTLYQVDAFTSKPFAGNPAAVCWLDEAADAHWMQNVAAEMNLAETAFVYPEGDTLRLRWFTPTVEVDLCGHATLATAHTLWQQKGFPEDQTLRFETRSGTLTAAPRGDTIELDFPIAPAVSTDPVDGLLESLGIEAITFSGKNAWDWLIEVPSADIVRGLNPNHALLAPVTSRGVMVTAESNLPEYDFISRFFAPAAGVAEDPVTGSAHCVLGEYWNRKLGKSTLKAFQASPRGGELEVEIRNERALLRGHAVVVAKIELFV; this is encoded by the coding sequence ATGCCGCGTACGCTATATCAAGTCGATGCGTTCACATCCAAACCCTTTGCTGGGAACCCGGCCGCTGTTTGCTGGCTGGACGAAGCAGCCGATGCGCATTGGATGCAAAATGTAGCGGCAGAAATGAATCTGGCGGAAACGGCATTCGTCTACCCTGAAGGTGACACGCTCCGATTGCGGTGGTTCACCCCGACCGTGGAAGTCGACTTGTGCGGTCACGCTACGCTGGCAACCGCCCACACGTTGTGGCAGCAAAAAGGTTTTCCGGAGGACCAGACACTTCGTTTCGAAACCCGCAGCGGAACGCTCACCGCCGCACCGCGTGGCGATACGATCGAGCTCGACTTTCCGATCGCCCCGGCCGTGTCAACCGATCCGGTCGACGGCTTGCTGGAAAGTCTCGGCATCGAAGCGATTACCTTTAGTGGAAAGAATGCGTGGGATTGGCTGATCGAAGTTCCTTCGGCCGACATCGTACGAGGGCTCAATCCGAATCACGCGCTGCTTGCCCCGGTGACATCGCGCGGCGTGATGGTGACCGCGGAAAGCAACTTGCCGGAATACGATTTCATCTCGCGATTCTTCGCCCCTGCGGCCGGTGTTGCGGAAGATCCCGTGACAGGTTCAGCCCACTGTGTACTGGGCGAGTATTGGAATCGGAAGCTCGGGAAGTCGACTCTCAAAGCGTTTCAAGCATCGCCCAGAGGGGGCGAACTAGAAGTCGAGATTCGAAACGAACGTGCCCTCTTACGAGGGCACGCCGTGGTTGTTGCTAAGATTGAACTGTTCGTTTAA
- a CDS encoding leucine-rich repeat domain-containing protein codes for MPKPDNNLPTRPQRESFGMEIGIALMSIVVAVLLLLIGAIIFIWFAKPSPPSVVGGDQDPMVSKFRRVGFEIGRDSENRIQVITTPQTLQPLLVTNKDLAMITGLADLEVLDLRGTQISDEAVTHLKDLPKLEQLYLGGSVVTDTEPTLFYARFTDAAIDPVVELTTLKTLSLARTDIGDKAISKLPALTNLEVLFLLGTNVTDQSVEPLSKMKSLKELYLQETAVTPEGLQRLREALPDAKIMPLYEEESAAES; via the coding sequence ATGCCGAAGCCTGACAACAACCTACCGACGCGTCCCCAGCGCGAAAGCTTTGGCATGGAAATCGGCATCGCGCTGATGTCGATCGTCGTCGCGGTTTTGCTGCTGCTGATCGGCGCGATCATCTTCATCTGGTTTGCGAAACCGAGCCCACCGTCGGTAGTTGGCGGCGACCAAGACCCGATGGTCAGCAAGTTTCGCCGTGTCGGATTTGAAATCGGACGCGACAGCGAAAACCGCATTCAAGTCATCACTACCCCGCAGACTTTGCAACCGTTGCTGGTGACCAACAAAGACCTGGCCATGATCACCGGCCTGGCAGACTTAGAGGTCCTCGATCTTCGCGGAACGCAAATCAGCGACGAAGCGGTCACCCATTTGAAAGACCTGCCCAAGCTCGAGCAGTTGTACCTCGGCGGATCGGTCGTCACCGACACGGAACCAACGCTTTTCTATGCCCGCTTCACCGATGCGGCGATCGATCCGGTGGTGGAGCTGACGACACTCAAGACGCTCAGCCTGGCCAGGACCGATATCGGCGACAAAGCCATCAGCAAGCTTCCGGCACTGACCAACTTGGAGGTGCTGTTTTTGCTGGGCACGAACGTCACCGATCAAAGCGTCGAGCCGCTCTCGAAGATGAAGTCGCTAAAAGAGCTTTATCTGCAGGAAACGGCCGTTACACCGGAAGGCCTACAACGGCTCCGCGAGGCCCTGCCCGATGCCAAGATCATGCCGCTGTATGAAGAGGAATCCGCCGCAGAGTCGTAA
- the pyrE gene encoding orotate phosphoribosyltransferase, protein MQYSKEKLIEIVREKGLKFGDFTLASGKKASYYLDCRKVTLSSEGALQVGLGILEMLGDDLPDAVGGMAIGADPISASVITMAAVQGKSLAGFIVRKEAKAHGTGQDVEGPVVSGNECVIVEDVVTTGGSSLKAIEKVEAAGLKVLGVIAIVDRMEGGKQAFADAGYELRTLLTIEDFGITPPQ, encoded by the coding sequence ATGCAATACAGCAAAGAGAAGCTGATTGAAATTGTTCGTGAGAAAGGGCTGAAGTTTGGCGACTTCACGCTCGCTTCTGGCAAAAAGGCTTCCTATTACCTCGACTGCCGCAAGGTAACGCTTTCCAGCGAAGGGGCTCTGCAAGTTGGGCTTGGTATTCTGGAAATGCTCGGCGACGACCTTCCGGATGCCGTCGGCGGAATGGCGATCGGGGCGGATCCGATCTCGGCGTCGGTCATCACCATGGCGGCGGTTCAGGGCAAATCACTGGCCGGCTTTATCGTTCGCAAGGAAGCCAAAGCACACGGCACTGGGCAAGATGTCGAAGGCCCTGTCGTCTCCGGCAACGAGTGCGTCATCGTGGAAGATGTCGTTACCACCGGTGGCAGCTCGCTGAAAGCGATCGAGAAAGTCGAAGCGGCCGGACTGAAAGTGCTCGGTGTCATCGCGATTGTCGACCGCATGGAAGGTGGCAAGCAAGCGTTTGCCGATGCCGGCTACGAGCTTCGTACGTTGCTGACGATCGAAGACTTCGGAATCACTCCACCGCAATAA
- a CDS encoding AEC family transporter, translating into MNLTQVITILSITAAVFTVMGIGGTARYLNWISRAVDAGLLKLGIRVLMPCFIFVKVVGNPAFEEAANVYLPPVWGFLSVALGCFMAYWWARGSGTTLGFDHQDKVHTFAVCIGIFNYGFIPIPLVQEIFGERALGVLFLHNVGVELGIWTIGVSLASGGLTKGWWKNVLNPPSLTIILSLFINEMGLAEQVPEFVTQVTGILASAAIPMMMLLIGATFYDQIFHADVKGDNSSPWPTYVSAVLLRLLILPILFLLAALWLPISIELKQVAAIQAAMPAAVFPIVLTKHYGGDPRTALRVVMASTVVGFVTIPIWISTGIAWLGLENTVLQQNPQEVTVAPQLEPLEQAMHVAGISVRTTNRKEMNPETGQIPKLYEKYETESIDSLISDPVAPKKRIAVYADYESDQSGEFTMLLGRQVSPEAEVPDQLDKVRIHKGKYLHFVGEGEMPQVVLDTWKEIWHHFEESTTHTRTFEADFEVYDEASPNRVDIFIAVE; encoded by the coding sequence ATGAATCTTACGCAAGTCATTACGATTCTAAGCATAACGGCCGCCGTTTTCACCGTGATGGGGATTGGCGGGACGGCTCGTTATCTGAATTGGATTTCTCGGGCAGTCGATGCGGGACTGCTGAAGCTCGGTATTCGCGTGCTGATGCCATGCTTCATTTTCGTGAAAGTGGTCGGCAATCCGGCCTTCGAGGAAGCTGCCAACGTCTATTTGCCGCCGGTGTGGGGTTTTCTGTCGGTCGCGCTGGGCTGCTTCATGGCTTATTGGTGGGCTCGTGGAAGCGGGACAACGCTTGGCTTCGATCATCAAGACAAAGTCCACACGTTCGCCGTTTGTATTGGGATTTTCAACTACGGCTTCATTCCGATTCCGCTGGTGCAGGAAATCTTCGGCGAAAGGGCGTTGGGCGTTTTGTTTCTGCATAACGTCGGAGTCGAGCTGGGCATTTGGACCATCGGCGTGAGCCTGGCCAGTGGTGGCTTGACCAAAGGGTGGTGGAAAAACGTCTTGAACCCACCCAGTTTGACGATCATCCTTTCGTTGTTCATCAACGAGATGGGACTCGCCGAGCAAGTTCCCGAGTTCGTCACCCAAGTGACCGGTATCTTGGCGAGTGCGGCAATTCCGATGATGATGCTGCTGATCGGAGCAACGTTTTACGATCAAATCTTTCATGCCGACGTCAAGGGAGACAACAGCAGCCCTTGGCCGACGTATGTTTCCGCGGTCTTGTTGCGACTGCTCATATTACCGATCTTGTTTCTGCTGGCCGCGTTGTGGCTACCGATTTCGATTGAATTGAAACAAGTCGCCGCAATCCAAGCTGCCATGCCAGCAGCCGTCTTTCCGATTGTGCTGACGAAGCATTACGGAGGCGATCCCCGCACCGCTTTGCGTGTCGTGATGGCGTCGACCGTGGTCGGATTTGTTACAATCCCCATATGGATCTCGACCGGCATTGCATGGCTCGGTCTAGAGAACACCGTGCTTCAGCAAAATCCCCAGGAGGTAACCGTGGCACCTCAGCTCGAGCCACTCGAACAGGCAATGCATGTCGCCGGCATTTCCGTTCGTACGACCAACCGCAAGGAAATGAATCCGGAAACGGGACAGATTCCGAAGCTGTACGAAAAGTACGAAACGGAAAGCATCGATTCGTTGATCAGCGATCCTGTCGCTCCGAAGAAACGGATTGCCGTGTACGCCGATTACGAATCGGATCAATCTGGCGAATTCACGATGCTACTCGGCCGGCAGGTTTCGCCGGAAGCGGAAGTTCCGGATCAACTAGACAAAGTCCGCATTCACAAAGGCAAGTATTTGCACTTTGTCGGAGAAGGGGAGATGCCGCAGGTCGTTTTAGACACCTGGAAAGAGATCTGGCATCACTTCGAAGAGAGCACGACCCACACGCGAACGTTCGAGGCTGACTTCGAGGTTTACGACGAAGCCAGCCCGAACCGAGTCGACATTTTTATTGCGGTGGAGTGA
- a CDS encoding CbiX/SirB N-terminal domain-containing protein: protein MRQSTSDQENLAIIIVDHGSRRAESNDLLLEVAQLFRESTGYKIVEPAHMELAEPSIADAYAKCVEQGATRIVVHPYFLSPGRHWHEDIPRLAQEAATQHPGTTHLVTAPLGLHPLMAKVMQERVETCLAHCEENGPICDVCTEESSCRLHKS, encoded by the coding sequence ATGCGGCAGTCCACATCCGACCAGGAAAATCTGGCCATTATCATCGTCGACCATGGATCACGTCGGGCCGAAAGCAACGACTTGTTGCTGGAAGTAGCTCAGCTGTTCCGCGAATCGACCGGATACAAGATCGTCGAACCGGCCCACATGGAGCTTGCCGAGCCGAGCATTGCCGACGCGTATGCCAAGTGTGTCGAGCAAGGGGCAACGCGCATTGTCGTGCACCCCTACTTCCTTTCCCCCGGTCGACATTGGCATGAAGACATCCCCCGCCTAGCCCAGGAAGCGGCCACGCAGCACCCCGGAACCACCCACCTGGTCACGGCCCCGCTAGGGCTTCACCCGCTGATGGCCAAAGTCATGCAAGAACGCGTCGAAACCTGCCTGGCCCACTGCGAAGAAAACGGCCCCATCTGCGACGTCTGCACCGAGGAAAGCTCTTGCCGGTTGCATAAGAGTTAG
- a CDS encoding antibiotic biosynthesis monooxygenase, with protein sequence MIRVIYQWQVPPENLSAFQQAWKQTTTSIHETVPGARGSFLLQDHANPGKILTIARWDSREDWQAFFEAENPPQMLRMRELGERVSVTSYDEFEDVTV encoded by the coding sequence ATGATCCGAGTTATTTACCAGTGGCAGGTTCCGCCGGAGAACCTCTCGGCGTTTCAGCAGGCCTGGAAGCAGACGACGACATCAATTCATGAAACGGTCCCCGGTGCTCGGGGGAGTTTCCTGCTGCAAGACCATGCCAACCCTGGCAAAATTCTTACGATCGCACGATGGGATTCGCGGGAAGATTGGCAAGCATTCTTCGAAGCCGAAAATCCCCCGCAAATGCTACGTATGCGCGAACTCGGCGAACGTGTTTCGGTGACGTCGTACGATGAGTTTGAGGACGTGACGGTTTAG
- a CDS encoding S9 family peptidase, with the protein MGRMPEERLKTALEQLATISAEDHAKVQALAAIVKPLRSFLHKTPDDYGMTNWSEVIISSEDGTPLEGWYIPAKGGQSDKLIIFNHALPMCRSGYPGHFGEPWSNFDAVEIDFVVQYKHLTDAGYNVLTYDIRNHGNSSAANGGLSGIGCWEWRDCVGVKRYVDAHPELSKMDVGLYSQCMGGNSQYHAIHRHPELFENVKCMVSPMVVSMAAIYDAFSELQGIQQYQELIDLELLKMGAFVAADMTPHHWAASVKMPVLMVQVLEDEWTRNPEDAQKTFDLLGSKEKELLWIEDTKKRFKDGYNYFGRFPQKILPFIDKYMKA; encoded by the coding sequence ATGGGACGCATGCCCGAAGAACGATTGAAGACAGCGCTTGAGCAGTTAGCAACCATTTCCGCAGAGGATCATGCTAAGGTTCAAGCCTTGGCCGCCATCGTAAAGCCTCTTCGAAGCTTTCTGCATAAAACGCCCGACGACTATGGTATGACGAATTGGTCCGAAGTGATTATCTCGTCGGAAGATGGCACACCTTTGGAAGGCTGGTACATTCCCGCCAAAGGAGGCCAAAGCGATAAGCTCATTATCTTCAATCACGCGTTACCGATGTGCCGGTCTGGCTATCCTGGACATTTTGGCGAGCCATGGAGTAACTTCGATGCCGTCGAAATCGACTTTGTGGTTCAGTACAAGCATTTGACCGACGCGGGCTACAACGTGCTGACGTACGACATCCGCAACCATGGTAACAGCAGCGCGGCCAATGGTGGACTGAGCGGCATCGGATGCTGGGAATGGCGGGACTGCGTTGGTGTAAAGCGGTATGTCGATGCCCATCCCGAACTATCCAAGATGGATGTCGGGCTTTACAGCCAATGTATGGGCGGCAACTCACAGTATCACGCAATTCATCGGCATCCTGAACTCTTCGAAAACGTGAAGTGCATGGTCAGCCCGATGGTCGTCTCTATGGCTGCCATTTACGACGCTTTCTCCGAGTTGCAGGGAATCCAACAGTATCAGGAATTGATCGATCTCGAGCTACTCAAGATGGGCGCCTTCGTCGCAGCCGATATGACGCCACATCACTGGGCTGCTAGTGTGAAAATGCCGGTGTTGATGGTTCAAGTGCTGGAAGACGAATGGACGCGTAATCCCGAAGATGCCCAGAAAACGTTCGATCTGCTTGGCAGCAAGGAGAAAGAGCTGTTGTGGATTGAAGACACCAAGAAACGCTTCAAGGATGGCTACAATTATTTCGGTCGCTTTCCACAAAAGATCTTGCCGTTCATTGATAAATATATGAAGGCTTGA
- a CDS encoding cupin domain-containing protein, protein MDIVNLTEAEPFTTKDGSEIRELLAHRNSCIKNQTLAEARLPPGAATTPHYHPKTEEIYYITHGRGRMQIGEELRDVTVGDAIAIPPGEVHQITNTGEEPLRLLCCCAPGYEHEDTVLVEE, encoded by the coding sequence ATGGATATCGTCAATCTGACCGAAGCCGAGCCGTTCACCACCAAAGATGGCTCGGAAATTCGCGAGCTGCTCGCCCATCGCAACTCGTGCATCAAGAATCAGACCCTGGCCGAGGCCCGCTTGCCTCCTGGCGCCGCGACTACGCCCCATTACCATCCGAAAACGGAAGAGATTTACTACATCACCCATGGCCGCGGTCGCATGCAAATTGGCGAAGAGCTGCGCGATGTGACCGTCGGCGACGCCATCGCCATCCCGCCCGGCGAAGTACACCAAATCACTAACACCGGCGAAGAACCGCTACGACTGCTATGCTGCTGCGCCCCAGGCTACGAGCATGAGGACACCGTACTGGTCGAAGAGTAG